A DNA window from Doryrhamphus excisus isolate RoL2022-K1 chromosome 2, RoL_Dexc_1.0, whole genome shotgun sequence contains the following coding sequences:
- the LOC131120071 gene encoding spectrin beta chain, non-erythrocytic 1-like isoform X2: protein MTSVAADYDHMEIQQQYNNDGVNNRWDADDWDNENSSARLFERSRIKALADEREAVQKKTFTKWVNSHLSRVSCRITDLYMDLRDGRMLIKLLEVLSGERLPKPTKGRMRIHCLENVDKALQFLKEQKVHLENMGSHDIVDGNHRLTLGLIWTIILRFQIQDISVETEDNKEKKSAKDALLLWCQMKTAGYPNVNIHNFSTSWRDGMAFNALIHKHRPDLIDFDKLKKSNAHYNLQNAFNLAEQHLGLTKLLDPEDISVDHPDEKSIITYVVTYYHYFSKMKALKVEGKRIGKVLDNAIETEKMIEKYESLASDLLEWIEQTIIILNNRKFANSLVGVQQQLQAFNTYRTVEKPPKFTEKGNLEVLLFTIQSKMRANNQKVYTPREGKLISDINKAWERLEKAEHERELALRTELIRQEKLEQLARRFDRKAAMRETWLSENQRLVSQDNFGFDLQAVEAATKKHEAIETDIAAYEERVQAVVSVAKELEAENYHDIKRITARKDNVIRLWEYLLELLKARRLRLEQNLGLQRVFQEMLYIMDWMDEMKMLLLSQDYGKHLLGVEDLLQKHALVEADIAIQADRVRNVNANAQKFATDTDGETGTTRVLAYEEAHSSSSSGYKPCDPQIIRDRVAHLEFCYQELSQLAAERRARLEESRRLWKFFWEMAEEEGWIREKEQILSSEDYGKDLTGALRLLSQHKAFEDEMTGRSAHLQQTIKQGDELVANNHFGADKIKERILDIQDQWAALERLSAVRKTGLQEACNQHQFQADADDIDTWMLDVLRIVSSVDVGHDEFSTQALVKKHKDVAEEIGSYRPVIDALHEQSRTLTPEKADSQEVQSRLAGIEERYKEVAELTRLRKQALQDALALYKMLSEANACEVWIDEKEQWLNSMDIPEKLEDLEVVQHRFESLEPEMNNQASRVAVVNQVARQLIHSEHPGEKEIKSQQDKLNTRWSQFRDLVDQKKDSLSSALGVQNYHLECNETKSWIKEKTKVIESTQELGNDLAGVMALQRKLTGMERDLAAIEDKLGDLGKEAERLASEHPEQSEAIKGRLAEITGVWEEMKDTMKNREESLGEASKLQQFLRDLDDFQSWLSRTQTAIASEDMPNTLAEAEKLLAQHEGIKNEIRNYEEDYQKMRDMGEMVTQGQTDAQYMFLRQRLQALDTGWNELHKMWENRQNLLSQSHSYQLFLRDTKQAEAFLNNQEYVLAHTEMPTTLEGAEAAIKKQEDFMTTMDANEEKISGVVDTGRRLVTDGNINTERIQDKVDSIDQRHKKNRAAANDLLMRLKDNRDLQKFLQDCQELSLWINEKMLTAQDMTYDEARNLHSKWLKHQAFMAELQSNKEWLDKIEKDGKALMAEKPETEAMVREKLASLKKMWEELESTTQTKAKCLFDANKAELFTQSCADLDKWLANLDGQLQSDDYGKDLTSVNILLKKQQMLESQVEVRQKEVDELQSQSQALSQEGKGSEEVDGQRISVEKKFSALQAPLQSRRDNLMASREIHQFNRDVEDEILWVEERMPLATSTDHGHNLQTVQLLIKKNQTLQKEIQGHQPRYDDIFERSQQILKQNRPTTELIRQRLDELRSLWEQIRKETEKRHSRLSEAHEAQQYYFDAAEAEAWMSEQELYMMSEEKAKDEQSSVAMLKKHQILEQAVEDYADTVHQLSSTSRGLVAAEHPDSERIGMRQSQVDKLYAGLKDLAEERRGKLDERFRLFQLNREVDDLEQWIAEREVVAGSHELGQDYEHVTMLQERFREFARDTGNIGQERVDGVNRLADELINAGHGDAATIAEWKDGLNEAWADLLELIDTRTQILAASFELHKFYHDAKEILGRILDKHKKLPEELGRDHNTVETLQRMHTTFEHDIQALGTQVRQLQEDAVRLQSAYAGDKADDIQKREGEVLEAWKNLLEAVEGRRVKLVDTGDKFRFFSMVRDLMLWMEDVIRLIEAQEKPRDVSSVELLMNNHQGIKAEIDARNDSFTACIELGKSLLARKHYASEEIKEKLLQLTDKRKEMIDKWEDRWEWLRLVLEVHQFSRDAGVAEAWLLGQESYLSSREMGQSVDEVEKLIKRHEAFEKSAATWEERFAALERLTTMELLEVRRRQEEEERKNQPLVEAPPSHGAAQHGEGEQPSHNGLTSDHDSARDGEGGEVVNGVSEPSPTGSPGASRKGKGGQAATLPAKSQQEGATSQLEGFLHRKHEWEGHNKKASSRSWHHVYCVINQQEMGFYKDQKSASQGIPYHSEIPVSLKDAVCEVALDYKKKKHVFKLKVTDGNEYLFQAKDDEEMNSWISIISAAILGEKSEVTPSSHSTPAPAARAQTLPASVATATAAAPAAESSPGKREKDKEKRFSLFSKKK from the exons ACGAGCGAGAGGCCGTGCAGAAGAAGACCTTCACCAAATGGGTCAACTCGCACCTCTCCAGAGTCTCCTGTCGGATCACCGACCTCTACATGGACCTGAGGGACGGCCGCATGCTCATCAAGCTGCTGGAGGTCCTGTCAGGAGAAAGACTG cccAAACCCACCAAAGGCCGCATGAGGATCCACTGTCTGGAGAACGTGGACAAGGCCCTTCAGTTCCTGAAGGAGCAGAAGGTCCACCTGGAGAACATGGGCTCCCACGACATTGTGGATGGGAATCACCGCCTCACCCTGGGCCTCATCTGGACCATCATCCTCCGCTTCCAG ATCCAGGACATCAGCGTGGAGACGGAGGACAACAAGGAGAAGAAGTCTGCTAAGGATGCGCTGCTGCTCTGGTGTCAGATGAAGACTGCCGG ATATCCAAACGTCAACATCCACAACTTCTCCACGAGCTGGAGGGACGGCATGGCCTTCAATGCGCTCATCCACAAACACAG ACCGGACCTGATCGACTTTGACAAGCTGAAGAAGTCCAACGCTCACTACAACCTGCAGAATGCCTTCAACCTGGCCGAGCAACATCTGGGCCTCACCAAGCTGCTCGACCCCGAgg ACATCAGCGTGGACCACCCTGATGAGAAGTCCATCATCACCTACGTGGTCACCTACTACCACTACTTCTCCAAGATGAAGGCTCTGAAGGTGGAGGGCAAGCGAATCGGAAAG GTTCTGGACAACGCCATCGAGACAGAGAAGATGATCGAGAAGTACGAGTCTCTGGCGTCGGACCTGCTGGAGTGGATCGAGCagaccatcatcatcctcaACAACAGGAAGTTTGCCAACTCTCTGGTGGGCGTTCAGCAGCAGCTGCAAGCGTTCAACACCTACAGAACCGTGGAGAAGCCGCCCAA GTTCACAGAGAAGGGCAACCTGGAGGTTCTCCTCTTCACCATTCAGAGTAAGATGAGAGCCAACAACCAGAAGGTCTACACTCCTCGAGAGGGAAAACTCATCTCTGACATCAACAAG GCGTGGGAGCGTCTGGAGAAGGCGGAGCACGAGCGGGAGCTGGCTTTGAGAACGGAGCTGATTCGCCAGGAGAAACTGGAGCAGCTGGCCCGACGTTTTGATCGCAAGGCCGCCATGAGGGAGACGTGGCTGAGCGAGAACCAGCGTCTGGTCTCCCAG GACAACTTCGGCTTCGATCTACAGGCCGTGGAGGCGGCCACCAAGAAGCACGAGGCCATAGAGACGGACATCGCCGCCTACGAGGAGCGGGTCCAG GCTGTGGTTTCCGTGGCAAAGGAGCTGGAGGCAGAGAATTACCATGACATCAAACGCATCACGGCGAGAAAGGACAACGTGATCAGACTGTGGGAGTACCTGCTGGAGCTTCTCAAGGCCCGCAGGCTGAGGCTGGAGCAGAACCTGGGCCTGCAGAGGGTCTTCCAGGAGATGCTCTACATCATGGACTGGATGGACGAGATGAAG ATGCTGCTGCTGTCACAGGATTACGGGAAGCACCTGCTGGGCGTGGAAGACCTGCTGCAGAAACACGCTCTGGTGGAGGCCGACATCGCCATCCAGGCCGACAGGGTCCGGAACGTCAACGCCAACGCTCAGAAGTTTGCCACGGACACAGACGGTGAGACGGGAACGACTCGTGTGCTCGCGTACGAAGAAGCtcattcctcttcctcctcaggcTACAAACCCTGCGACCCGCAGATCATCCGAGACCGGGTGGCCCACCTGGAGTTCTGCTACCAGGAGCTCAGCCAGCTGGCGGCCGAGCGGCGAGCTCGCTTGGAGGAGTCACGCCGCCTTTGGAAGTTCTTCTGGGAGATGGCCGAAGAG GAGGGTTGGATCAGGGAGAAGGAGCAGATCCTGTCTTCGGAGGATTACGGGAAGGATCTGACGGGCGCCCTGCGGCTGCTGAGTCAGCACAAGGCTTTCGAGGACGAGATGACGGGGCGGTCCGCCCACTTGCAGCAGACCATCAAGCAGGGAGACGAGCTGGTGGCCAACAACCACTTTGGAGCCGACAAAATTAAAGAACGCATCCTGGACATCCAG GATCAGTGGGCGGCTTTGGAGCGTCTCTCTGCCGTACGTAAAACCGGCCTGCAGGAGGCCTGCAACCAGCACCAGTTTCAA GCCGACGCTGACGACATCGACACGTGGATGCTGGACGTGCTGCGCATCGTCTCCAGCGTGGACGTGGGCCATGACGAGTTCTCCACGCAGGCTCTGGTGAAGAAACACAAAGACGTGGCCGAGGAGATCGGCAGCTACCGTCCCGTCATCGACGCCCTGCACGAGCAGTCGCGCACGTTGACGCCCGAGAAGGCCGACTCCCAGGAG GTCCAGAGCCGTCTGGCGGGCATCGAGGAGCGCTACAAGGAGGTGGCGGAGCTGACGCGCTTGAGGAAGCAGGCGCTGCAAGATGCACTGGCGTTGTACAAGATGCTGAGCGAAGCCAACGCCTGCGAGGTGTGGATCGACGAGAAGGAGCAGTGGCTCAACAGCATGGACATCCCAGAGAAGCTGGAGGACCTGGAGGTGGTCCAGCACCG GTTTGAGAGCTTGGAGCCGGAGATGAACAATCAGGCGTCCCGGGTTGCCGTAGTCAACCAGGTTGCCAGGCAGCTGATCCACAGCGAACACCCCGGTGAGAAGGAAATCAAATCCCAGCAGGACAAGCTCAATACCAG GTGGAGTCAGTTCCGGGACCTGGTGGACCAGAAGAAGGACAGTCTGAGCTCAGCTCTGGGAGTACAGAACTACCACCTGGAGTGTAATGAGACCAAGTCATGGATCAAGGAGAAGACCAAG GTGATTGAGTCCACTCAGGAGCTCGGCAACGACTTGGCCGGCGTCATGGCTCTGCAGAGGAAGTTGACGGGAATGGAGCGGGATTTAGCCGCCATCGAGGACAAGCTTGGCGACCTGGGAAAAGAGGCGGAGCGTTTAGCTTCGGAGCACCCGGAGCAGTCGGAGGCCATCAAGGGACGTCTGGCGGAGATCACCGGCGTGTGGGAGGAGATGAAG GACACCATGAAGAACCGTGAGGAGTCTCTGGGTGAGGCCAGCAAGCTGCAGCAGTTCCTGCGTGATCTGGACGACTTCCAGTCATGGCTGTCGAGGACGCAGACGGCCATCGCTTCCGAGGACATGCCCAACACGCTAGCCGAGGCCGAGAAGCTGCTGGCTCAACACGAGGGCATCAAGAACGAGATCCGTAACTATGAAGAGGACTACCAGAAGATGCGCGACATGGGGGAGATGGTGACACAAGGCCAGACGGACGCGCAGTACATGTTCCTGCGACAGCGCCTCCAGGCGCTCGACACCGGCTGGAACGAGCTCCACAAGATGTGGGAGAACCGACAGAACCTGCTGTCCCAGTCCCACTCCTACCAGCTCTTCCTCAGGGACACCAAGCAGGCCGAGGCCTTCCTCAACAACCAG GAGTACGTTCTGGCCCACACTGAGATGCCCACCACCCTGGAGGGCGCCGAGGCCGCCATCAAGAAGCAGGAGGACTTCATGACCACTATGGACGCCAACGAGGAGAAGATCAGCGGCGTGGTGGACACGGGGCGGCGCCTGGTTACCGACGGCAACATCAACACCGAACGCATCCAGGACAAGGTGGACTCCATCGACCAGCG GCACAAGAAGAACCGAGCCGCCGCCAATGACCTGCTGATGAGGCTGAAGGACAACCGAGACCTCCAGAAGTTCCTGCAGGACTGCCAGGAG CTCTCCTTATGGATCAACGAGAAGATGCTAACGGCTCAGGACATGACGTACGACGAGGCCCGCAACCTTCACAGCAAGTGGCTAAAACACCAGGCCTTCATGGCCGAGCTGCAATCCAACAAGGAGTGGCTGGACAAGATCGAGAAG GACGGGAAGGCACTGATGGCGGAGAAACCCGAGACGGAGGCCATGGTGCGAGAGAAGCTGGCATCCTTGAAGAAGATGTGGGAGGAGCTGGAGTCCACCACGCAGACCAAGGCCAAGTGTCTGTTTGATGCCAACAAGGCGGAGCTCTTCACTCAGAGCTGTGCCGACCTGGACAAGTGGCTGGCTAACCTGGACGGGCAGCTGCAGTCCGACGACTACGGCAAAGACCTCACCTCGGTCAACATCTTGCTGAAGAAACAGCAG ATGTTGGAGAGCCAGGTGGAAGTGCGTCAGAAGGAGGTGGATGAGCTGCAGAGTCAGTCGCAGGCGCTCAGTCAGGAGGGCAAAGGCTCCGAGGAGGTGGACGGTCAGAGGATCAGCGTTGAGAAGAAGTTCAGCGCTCTCCAGGCGCCGCTGCAGAGCAGACGAGACAACCTCATGGCCTCACGCGAGATCCATCAGTTCAACCGTGACGTAGAGGATGAAATT ctatgGGTGGAGGAGAGGATGCCTCTGGCCACCTCCACAGACCATGGACACAACCTTCAGACCGTCCAGCTGCTCATCAAGAAGAACCAG ACCCTGCAAAAGGAGATCCAGGGCCACCAGCCGCGTTACGATGACATCTTCGAGCGCAGCCAGCAGATCCTGAAGCAGAACCGGCCCACGACGGAGCTCATCCGTCAGCGCCTGGACGAGCTGCGGTCGCTGTGGGAGCAGATCCGCAAGGAGACCGAGAAGCGCCACTCCCGCCTCAGCGAAGCCCACGAAGCTCAGCAGTACTACTTTGACGCCGCCGAGGCCGAGGCCTGGATGAGCGAGCAGGAGCTCTACATGATGTCTGAGGAGAAGGCCAAG GACGAGCAGAGCTCCGTGGCCATGTTGAAGAAGCATCAGATTCTGGAGCAGGCGGTGGAGGACTACGCCGACACCGTCCACCAGCTCTCCAGCACCAGCCGAGGTTTGGTGGCTGCCGAACACCCCGACAG CGAGCGCATCGGGATGCGTCAGTCGCAGGTGGATAAGCTCTACGCCGGCTTGAAGGACTTGGCCGAGGAACGTCGAGGGAAGCTGGACGAGCGCTTCCGACTTTTCCAGCTCAACAGGGAAGTGGACGACTTGGAGCAGTGGATCGCGGAGAGGGAGGTGGTGGCCGGGTCGCACGAGTTGGGCCAGGACTACGAGCACGTCACA ATGCTGCAGGAGCGCTTCAGAGAATTCGCCCGTGACACCGGAAATATCGGTCAGGAGCGCGTGGACGGAGTCAACCGTCTGGCGGACGAGCTTATCAACGCCGGCCACGGCGACGCCGCCACCATTGCCGAGTGGAAAGACGGCCTAAACGAGGCCTGGGCCGACCTGCTGGAGCTCATCGACACCCGCACGCAGATCCTGGCCGCCTCCTTCGAGCTGCACAAGTTCTACCACGACGCCAAGGAGATCCTGGGACGAATCCTGGATAAACACAAGAAGCTTCCTGAGGAGCTGGGCCGCGACCACAACACCGTGGAGACCCTGCAGAGGATGCACACCACCTTTGAACACGACATCCAAGCTCTGGGCACGCAG GTGCGGCAGCTTCAAGAAGATGCAGTTCGTCTGCAGTCCGCATATGCCGGAGATAAGGCTGACGACATCCAGAAGAGAGAAGGAGAG GTTCTGGAGGCCTGGAAGAATCTTCTGGAGGCGGTGGAGGGCCGCCGTGTGAAGCTGGTGGACACGGGAGACAAATTCCGTTTCTTCAGCATGGTGCGAGACCTGATGTTGTGGATGGAGGACGTCATCCGCCTCATCGAGGCTCAGGAGAAGCCGCG TGACGTGTCGTCGGTGGAGCTGCTGATGAACAACCATCAGGGCATCAAGGCGGAGATCGACGCCCGCAACGACAGCTTCACCGCCTGCATCGAGCTGGGGAAATCCCTCCTGGCCAGGAAGCACTACGCATCTGAGGAG ATTAAAGAAAAGTTGCTGCAGTTGACGGATAAGAGGAAAGAGATGATTGACAAGTGGGAGGACCGATGGGAGTGGCTTAGACTGG TTTTGGAGGTGCACCAGTTCTCGCGCGATGCAGGCGTGGCCGAGGCGTGGCTTCTGGGTCAGGAGTCGTACTTGTCCAGCAGGGAGATGGGCCAGAGCGTGGATGAGGTGGAGAAGCTCATCAAACGCCACGAGGCCTTCGAGAAATCCGCCGCGACCTGGGAGGAACGCTTTGCCGCGCTGGAGAGGTTGACCACG ATGGAATTACTGGAAGTGCGAAGAaggcaagaggaggaggagagaaagaACCAACCACTCGTTGAGGCGCCGCCTTCCCACGGCGCCGCACAGCACGG GGAGGGGGAGCAGCCGAGTCACAACGGCCTGACGTCTGACCACGACTCTGCCAGG GACGGCGAAGGAGGCGAGGTGGTGAACGGCGTGTCGGAGCCCAGTCCAACGGGGTCTCCCGGGGCATCTCGCAAGGGCAAGGGCGGCCAAGCGGCGACCCTGCCGGCCAAGAGTCAGCAGGAGGGGGCCACGTCGCAGCTGGAGGGCTTCCTGCACCGCAAACACGAGTGGGAGGGCCACAACAAGAAGGCGTCCAGCAG GTCGTGGCACCACGTCTACTGCGTGATCAATCAGCAGGAGATGGGCTTCTACAAGGACCAGAAGAGCGCCAGCCAGGGCATCCCGTACCACAGCGAGATCCCCGTCAGCCTCAAGGACGCCGTCTGCGAGGTGGCGCTCGActacaagaagaagaaacacgTCTTCAAACTCAA AGTCACTGACGGCAACGAGTATCTCTTCCAAGCCAAAGATGAC GAGGAGATGAACTCGTGGATCTCCATCATCTCGGCGGCCATCTTGGGCGAGAAGTCCGAGGTGACGCCCAGCAGCCATAGCACGCCGGCGCCCGCCGCACGCGCTCAGACGCTGCCGGCCTCCGTGGCCACGGCGACCGCGGCAGCGCCGGCGGCCGAGTCGAGTCCCGGCAAGCGAGAGAAAGACAAAGAGAAACGCTTCAGTCTGTTCAGCAAGAAGAAGTAG